From the Glandiceps talaboti chromosome 10, keGlaTala1.1, whole genome shotgun sequence genome, one window contains:
- the LOC144441027 gene encoding fatty acyl-CoA hydrolase precursor, medium chain-like, whose translation MSGLKNLAVLSVFLYATLVNANAGAENPRIETKAGTIFGKVVQFSHADTDIKRPVHVFKGIPYAEPPVGELRFQPTIPKTSWEGDYNAKFQRPACPQKEMPLLPLNETIDEDCLHLNVYVPIPVPDNAAVMVWIHGGAFYIGSGADTYYDGIPFVAINDVILVTINYRLGALGFLSTGDSVIPGNFGMLDQIEALKWVQNNIAEFGGDPKKVTIFGESAGAMGVSFLVLSPLSEGLFQRGIMQSGTALAEAEFQSDKKRVNELAHGLGKLLNCEKETSEELLECLRSTPMEDFLEPQDPETGMLANVTETIVILPFSPFVDGNFLPDMPLKLLQEKRINKIDSMLGMTADELTLIMPVVDPEAFEKTSISLNRSTFEEALSTAPVYFGSKLNDHPQILEAAKIIYLDWDHVDDPNTDYFDPFVQIFSDELVVCPTDLFARGLAEAGLQTYYYSMSHIPAKSIFKVEWAKAAHAEDLAFVFGSHFREKGDWIMPQEDLDVSLQMMKYWTNFAKTGNPNLSSENAELTSEEKSVEWPAFTVPEMYYKDISTSMQTKRALKARECAFWNKYVPGLVEALDASTSSCGAEDSEHKYSKETNEP comes from the exons ATGTCCGGATTGAAAAATTTAGCTGTTCTTTCCGTGTTTTTATACGCCACGTTGGTTAATGCCAATGCAGGCGCTGAAAATCCACGAATTGAAACTAAGGCTGGTACAATTTTTGGTAAAGTAGTACAGTTTAGTCATGCAGACACCGACATCAAGAGACCCGTGCATGTCTTCAAGGGCATACCGTACGCCGAACCTCCGGTTGGAGAATTGAGATTCCAACCAACCATACCGAAAACATCATGGGAAGGAGATTACAACGCTAAATTTCAACGACCAGCATGTCCACAGAAAGAAATGCCATTATTACCTTTGAATGAGACGATTGACGAAGACTGTCTTCATCTCAATGTCTATGTTCCTATCCCTGTG CCTGATAATGCAGCCGTTATGGTATGGATTCATGGTGGTGCATTCTACATTGGCTCTGGAGCTGATACTTACTACGATGGCATTCCATTCGTTGCTATCAATGACGTCATCTTAGTAACCATTAACTACAGATTAGGTGCACTTGGATTCCTGTCAACAG GTGATTCTGTCATACCTGGTAATTTTGGGATGCTGGATCAAATAGAAGCTTTGAAATGGGTGCAGAACAACATTGCAG AGTTTGGAGGAGATCCAAAGAAAGTCACCATATTTGGTGAGAGTGCAGGAGCCATGGGCGTCAGTTTCCTTGTGTTATCACCATTAAGTGAAGGGTTGTTCCAACGTGGAATAATGCAG AGTGGTACGGCTCTAGCAGAAGCAGAATTCCAGAGTGATAAAAAGAGAGTCAACGAATTGGCCCATGGTTTAGGTAAATTATTAAACTGTGAAAAGGAAACGTCTGAGGAACTTTTAGAATGTCTGAGAAGTACGCCAATGGAAGACTTTCTAGAACCACAGGACCCAGAGACG GGTATGTTAGCAAATGTTACCGAGACGATTGTCATTTTACCATTTTCGCCATTCGTCGATGGAAATTTCCTACCAGACATGCCATTGAAACTCTTACAAGAGAAACGTATAAACAAGATAGATTCTATGCTTGGCATGACGGCAGATGAATTGACGTTAATTATGCCGGTAGTGGACCCGGAAGCTTTCGAAAAAACTTCGATATCATTGAACAGAAGTACATTTGAGGAAGCCCTGTCTACAGCACCAGTGTATTTTGGATCCAAGTTGAACGACCATCCACAAATATTAGAAGCGGCAAAAATCATCTACCTCGACTGGGATCATGTAGACGATCCAAATACTGACTATTTCGATCCATTTGTGCAGATATTTTCTGATGAATTGGTGGTTTGCCCAACCGATCTATTTGCACGCGGACTTGCCGAGGCAGGGTTGCAGACATACTATTATTCAATGTCCCATATTCCGGCAAAGTCTATCTTTAAAGTAGAATGGGCCAAGGCTGCACACGCAGAAGATTTAGCCTTCGTGTTTGGATCCCATTTTAGAGAGAAGGGAGATTGGATAATGCCACAAGAAGACCTAGATGTGTCTCTCCAAATGATGAAATACTGGACAAACTTTGCTAAAACTGG cAACCCAAATTTATCATCAGAAAATGCCGAATTAACATCTGAAGAGAAATCAGTTGAATGGCCTGCATTCACTGTACCAGAAATGTACTACAAAGATATATCAACAAGTATGCAGACAAAGAGAGCTTTGAAAGCTAGAGAATGTGCTTTCTGGAATAAGTATGTTCCAGGGCTTGTAGAAGCTTTAG ATGCATCCACGAGCAGTTGTGGTGCTGAGGATTCAGAGCATAAATACTCTAAGGAGACAAATGAGCCGTAA